One genomic window of Niveibacterium sp. SC-1 includes the following:
- a CDS encoding IS3 family transposase (programmed frameshift), with the protein MEVLSGPERRRRWSADEKLAMVRESFEPGKTVSMVARQHGVNPNQLFHWRKLYQDGSLSAVSAGEEVVPASELSDALKQIRELQRLLGKKTMENEILREAVEVMKSRKLDCALALIAGGRPVKPVCDVLGVARSNMTAKLARSADWRDRRTARVTDDAGLVGEIRLAVADLPSYGYRRVWALLRRERERQGAAPVNAKRVYRVMREHALLLERKPKHPHIERRHDGRVAVDNSNQRWCSDGFEFRCDNGEPLRVTFALDCCDREAMSWVASTGGYSADGVRDVMLAAVEQRFGHALKAPSEIEWLTDNGSGYIAHRTRAFAAQIGLKPLTTPVSSPQSNGMAESFVKTMKRDYIAFMPKPDVPTAMRNLAIAFEHYNEFHPHSALGYRTPREFRRRTGSSTQG; encoded by the exons ATGGAAGTGTTGAGCGGGCCGGAGCGCCGGCGCAGATGGTCGGCGGACGAGAAGCTGGCCATGGTTCGAGAGAGCTTCGAGCCCGGGAAGACGGTCTCGATGGTGGCGCGCCAACACGGCGTGAATCCAAATCAGCTATTCCACTGGCGCAAGCTCTACCAGGACGGCAGCCTGTCGGCGGTCAGCGCTGGTGAGGAAGTGGTCCCCGCCTCGGAGCTGAGCGACGCACTCAAGCAAATCCGGGAACTGCAGCGACTGCTCGGCAAGAAGACCATGGAGAACGAGATTCTTCGTGAGGCTGTGGAGGTGATGAAGTCGCGAAAAT TGGATTGCGCGCTCGCCCTCATTGCCGGGGGACGACCAGTGAAACCGGTCTGCGATGTCCTTGGCGTAGCGCGCTCGAACATGACGGCAAAGCTTGCGCGGTCCGCCGACTGGCGTGACCGGCGCACCGCGCGGGTCACGGATGACGCCGGTCTGGTCGGGGAAATCCGGCTCGCTGTCGCGGATTTGCCCAGCTACGGCTACCGACGCGTCTGGGCGCTCTTGCGTCGGGAGCGCGAGCGCCAGGGCGCGGCCCCGGTTAATGCCAAGCGGGTCTATCGGGTCATGCGTGAGCACGCCCTGCTGCTCGAACGCAAGCCCAAGCACCCACACATTGAGCGCCGGCACGATGGACGTGTCGCGGTCGACAACAGCAACCAACGCTGGTGCTCGGACGGCTTCGAGTTCCGCTGCGACAATGGTGAGCCGTTGCGTGTGACCTTCGCGCTCGATTGCTGCGACCGGGAAGCCATGAGCTGGGTGGCGAGCACGGGCGGATACAGCGCCGACGGGGTTCGAGACGTGATGCTGGCCGCTGTCGAACAACGCTTTGGCCATGCACTTAAGGCGCCTTCAGAAATCGAATGGCTGACCGACAACGGCTCGGGCTACATCGCACATCGGACGCGGGCATTTGCGGCACAGATTGGCTTGAAGCCGCTCACCACGCCGGTGAGCAGTCCGCAAAGCAACGGCATGGCCGAGAGCTTCGTGAAGACGATGAAACGCGACTACATCGCCTTCATGCCCAAGCCGGACGTGCCGACTGCGATGCGAAATCTGGCCATCGCCTTCGAGCACTACAACGAGTTTCATCCCCACAGCGCGCTCGGATACCGCACGCCACGCGAGTTCCGCCGCAGGACCGGTTCATCAACTCAAGGGTGA
- a CDS encoding lytic transglycosylase domain-containing protein, protein MVAHSLTKGAVVAVLSAQTLCAFAGDGIIALPADDENAPPPADVATAAAVLHGTGGGFVDVDPAYGKKTKQHPKGSPPPPQNASGTVGAPTAQHATCTWESAGQKHGVSPYLLYAIAKTESSLNPRATNRNGNGSEDVGLMQINSVWLPTLARYGITRADLFDGVRQPGRRCVDPGGQHAVAWGQLERSRCLQCQERR, encoded by the coding sequence GTGGTGGCTCACTCACTGACCAAGGGCGCGGTTGTTGCAGTGCTGAGCGCTCAAACGCTCTGTGCGTTCGCGGGAGACGGGATCATCGCCTTGCCGGCAGATGACGAGAATGCTCCGCCCCCTGCTGACGTAGCGACTGCCGCCGCGGTTTTGCATGGCACGGGCGGCGGCTTTGTCGACGTCGATCCGGCCTACGGCAAGAAGACAAAGCAGCACCCCAAGGGCTCCCCTCCTCCGCCGCAGAATGCCTCCGGGACCGTTGGCGCCCCGACGGCCCAGCACGCGACCTGTACGTGGGAGAGCGCCGGCCAGAAGCACGGTGTGAGTCCCTATCTGCTCTACGCGATCGCCAAGACCGAGAGCTCGCTGAACCCGAGGGCGACGAACCGCAACGGGAACGGGAGCGAGGATGTGGGCCTCATGCAGATTAATTCGGTGTGGCTCCCGACCTTGGCCCGCTACGGCATCACGCGCGCAGACCTGTTCGATGGGGTGCGTCAGCCTGGACGTCGGTGCGTGGATCCTGGCGGGCAACATGCGGTCGCTTGGGGTCAGTTGGAACGCAGTCGGTGCTTACAATGCCAAGAGCGCCGATAA
- a CDS encoding PRTRC system protein D, with product MNSTKHPIVRAIDVGYGNTKYVASHTHGQPIVCSLFPSLAPQAAATGDLGSGVFARRNTVPILIKGVRYEVGRDSELAQDASYGRVLDGDYSMSDTYLALLRGALHYMAQPVIDMLVLGLPVNYYDQFAERLAERMTGAHTIPDFRADDPTTARPIEVLVKHVRVVPQPIGAFLDYSTGNGSYDRMRSQLNLLIDPGYFTVDWVVSKGVKMVNSRSGSHSGGMSSILRQIADQLAPVIGAPLSDLSELDSALRDGRNPHFFGQEFTGWSEFVAMGREKARQSMQVLAAKVGNGVDIQNIILAGGGAEFFLDVVREKFPKHNVTVAKNPVFANVRGFQLAGTQFMQQAAVEAQRAPK from the coding sequence ATGAATTCCACGAAGCACCCCATCGTGCGCGCCATTGATGTTGGCTACGGCAACACCAAGTACGTGGCCTCCCATACTCACGGGCAGCCCATCGTCTGCTCGCTGTTCCCGTCGCTGGCGCCCCAGGCCGCAGCGACGGGCGACCTCGGTAGCGGCGTGTTCGCCCGTCGCAACACCGTACCGATCTTGATCAAGGGGGTGCGCTACGAGGTCGGCCGCGATTCCGAGCTCGCGCAGGATGCGAGCTACGGTCGTGTGCTCGATGGCGACTACTCCATGTCGGACACCTACCTGGCGCTACTGCGCGGTGCGCTGCATTACATGGCGCAACCCGTCATCGACATGTTGGTTCTCGGTCTGCCGGTCAACTACTACGATCAGTTCGCGGAGCGCCTGGCGGAACGCATGACCGGGGCTCACACCATCCCTGACTTCCGTGCCGACGACCCCACCACTGCCCGTCCGATCGAAGTGCTGGTCAAACACGTCCGGGTTGTGCCGCAACCTATCGGCGCGTTCCTTGACTACTCGACGGGTAACGGCAGCTACGACCGGATGCGCAGTCAGCTGAATCTGCTGATCGACCCCGGCTACTTCACTGTGGACTGGGTCGTGTCCAAGGGCGTGAAGATGGTGAACTCCCGCTCTGGTTCGCATAGCGGTGGGATGTCTTCGATCCTGCGTCAGATTGCGGACCAGCTTGCGCCGGTGATCGGTGCGCCGCTGTCGGATCTGTCGGAGCTCGACAGCGCTTTGCGGGATGGCAGGAATCCTCACTTCTTCGGGCAGGAGTTCACCGGCTGGTCTGAGTTTGTGGCGATGGGCCGCGAGAAGGCTCGCCAGTCGATGCAGGTGCTGGCAGCCAAGGTCGGCAACGGGGTCGACATCCAGAACATCATCCTCGCCGGCGGCGGCGCGGAGTTCTTCCTCGATGTAGTGCGCGAGAAATTCCCCAAGCACAACGTCACCGTCGCGAAGAACCCGGTGTTCGCGAACGTCCGGGGCTTCCAACTGGCAGGCACCCAGTTCATGCAGCAGGCCGCGGTCGAAGCGCAGCGCGCCCCGAAGTGA
- a CDS encoding UvrD-helicase domain-containing protein, which yields MTLNLEFVSAGAGSGKTHTLTERLYEALTKDGVSPAGVVATTFTRKAAAELRERVRDGLLARGHLELAIAMDTARIGTVNSVCGDLVERFALVLGLPAKLDVVEEADATQLLRETLDGVLDADCLTAFEHLARRLSIEDWATEVRAVMNAVRANNMPIASLQDMAKSSCEALLAYWPPAAQESPDAALLEAIEHALAAAESAQQKKHTDTTEKYVNLLATAARDLTHGGCAWANWVKLSKATAAVSLRAHVDAVQDAARRYEQHPRLREDLTRWIELVFDVAARALQTYAEVKRQRRVIDFVDQERLLLEALDRPEVAEVLRDELDLLLVDEFQDTSPIQLALFVRLAALARRTIWVGDIKQAIYGFRGSDVALMQAVLAALPALGATQTTLPHSYRSRPELVALVNEAFVPAFAEALEPAQIALNPARKAVLDNEAYEWWALAGKNQGDIAASLAAGVADLLRRAPQIECRTTKELRPLGAGDVAILARTNDGVARAAEALAARGIPVAFERAGLLASPEGCLVRACLRRLEDPSDTLASAEIITLTECRSAEVLLADRMKYLADEPHDARRWRESGDGAHPVLAQLAALRGELRLTRAPSEILCAVIAQCDLARYTQQWGPDARADARRLSNLDALAELATRYEQSCRGRRITATLQGMLLHFDDLAEEGEDAQAMSDADAVRVLTHHAAKGLEWPAVIALDLEVPPRACAWGLSVRSHQPMSLATPLAGRTLRYWRWPFGPQRADIPVADKIDADCGTSERVAAEAEARRLLYVSMTRARDLLVFAIPAKTKGTPWLDLIGAPWLKPQGGALTLPGGGQRSIVSAVREFDANGDHPTTDPLPSGDASWFAAPPQNTSRPAAFISPSTLTEEANPASSCIIKRYGAGFAVRGTPDMARVGEALHACLAATTINPTPMADVARVAELLGAWQVGAHVDAQTVASACTAFSRALTDHWPATSVSVEIPLQSCLANGQVLNGRIDMLLDTAEGWRLIDHKSNRVGEEDFEAQAREYSGQLEAYAHAIERATGRPVVETAIHFFTAQTLVVFDRAAAASPC from the coding sequence ATGACGCTGAATCTGGAATTTGTCAGTGCGGGCGCCGGCAGCGGCAAGACGCACACCCTCACCGAGCGTCTCTACGAAGCCCTCACAAAGGATGGCGTAAGCCCCGCCGGTGTTGTGGCAACCACCTTTACGCGCAAGGCCGCCGCAGAGCTCCGCGAACGCGTTCGCGACGGTCTCCTGGCACGCGGCCATCTGGAACTGGCGATCGCGATGGACACCGCGCGCATCGGCACTGTCAACAGTGTGTGTGGCGACCTCGTGGAGCGCTTCGCCCTTGTACTCGGGCTGCCGGCAAAACTCGACGTGGTCGAGGAAGCCGATGCCACCCAGTTGCTGCGCGAAACGCTCGACGGCGTGCTGGATGCCGATTGCTTGACGGCGTTCGAGCACTTGGCGCGGCGCCTGAGCATCGAGGACTGGGCCACAGAAGTACGTGCGGTGATGAACGCGGTACGTGCCAACAACATGCCGATCGCGTCCTTGCAGGACATGGCGAAGTCGAGTTGCGAAGCTCTACTAGCCTACTGGCCGCCTGCGGCCCAGGAGTCGCCTGATGCGGCCCTGCTAGAAGCGATCGAGCATGCGCTGGCGGCCGCAGAAAGCGCCCAGCAGAAGAAGCATACCGATACGACCGAAAAGTACGTCAACCTGCTCGCGACCGCAGCGCGCGATCTCACCCATGGCGGTTGCGCATGGGCGAACTGGGTCAAGCTGAGCAAGGCGACTGCTGCCGTGTCCCTCCGAGCGCACGTAGACGCCGTTCAAGACGCCGCCCGCCGCTACGAACAGCATCCGCGGCTGCGCGAGGATCTGACCCGCTGGATTGAGCTTGTCTTCGACGTCGCTGCGCGCGCGCTGCAGACCTATGCCGAGGTCAAGCGGCAGCGTCGTGTGATCGACTTCGTCGATCAGGAGCGGCTCTTGCTCGAAGCGCTCGACCGCCCCGAGGTCGCAGAAGTCTTGCGCGACGAACTCGATCTGCTGCTGGTCGATGAATTCCAGGATACGAGCCCGATCCAATTGGCCCTGTTCGTGCGCCTGGCAGCGCTGGCCCGACGCACGATCTGGGTTGGCGATATCAAGCAGGCGATCTACGGATTTCGCGGTAGCGATGTCGCGCTGATGCAGGCGGTCCTCGCCGCGCTGCCCGCGCTGGGTGCCACGCAAACGACGCTGCCCCACTCCTACCGGTCACGTCCCGAACTGGTCGCACTGGTGAACGAAGCCTTCGTGCCCGCATTCGCCGAAGCTTTGGAACCGGCGCAGATCGCTCTTAACCCCGCGCGTAAGGCGGTACTCGACAACGAGGCCTACGAGTGGTGGGCGCTGGCCGGGAAGAATCAAGGCGACATCGCAGCCTCGTTGGCCGCCGGCGTGGCCGACCTGCTGCGCCGTGCGCCGCAGATCGAATGTCGCACCACCAAAGAGTTGCGCCCGCTAGGTGCGGGTGATGTCGCGATCCTGGCGCGCACCAACGATGGCGTCGCGCGAGCCGCCGAGGCGCTCGCTGCGCGTGGCATTCCGGTTGCATTTGAGCGCGCCGGGTTGCTCGCGTCGCCGGAGGGTTGTCTCGTTCGGGCCTGTTTGCGGCGTCTCGAGGACCCGTCGGATACTTTGGCGAGCGCGGAGATCATCACGCTTACGGAATGCCGGAGTGCCGAGGTTCTCCTGGCAGACCGCATGAAGTACCTTGCCGACGAGCCTCATGACGCACGCCGCTGGCGCGAGTCGGGTGACGGTGCGCATCCGGTCCTGGCACAACTCGCAGCATTGCGCGGCGAACTGCGCCTGACCCGCGCACCCAGCGAGATCCTGTGCGCGGTAATCGCGCAGTGTGATCTGGCGAGATACACGCAGCAGTGGGGACCAGACGCCCGCGCCGATGCCCGCCGCCTGTCGAATCTGGATGCCTTGGCCGAACTCGCGACGCGGTACGAACAGAGTTGTCGAGGCCGCCGCATCACCGCCACGCTGCAAGGGATGCTGCTACATTTCGACGATCTCGCCGAAGAAGGCGAAGACGCTCAGGCAATGAGCGACGCGGATGCGGTGCGCGTGCTCACACACCACGCAGCGAAGGGGCTCGAGTGGCCGGCAGTGATCGCTCTCGATCTCGAAGTCCCGCCGCGAGCATGTGCATGGGGCCTGTCGGTGCGCAGTCACCAACCGATGTCGCTTGCGACACCATTGGCCGGTCGCACACTACGCTACTGGCGCTGGCCCTTCGGTCCGCAGCGCGCGGACATCCCTGTTGCCGACAAGATCGACGCCGACTGCGGCACTTCAGAACGCGTTGCGGCGGAAGCTGAAGCGCGTCGCCTCCTGTACGTGAGCATGACTCGGGCGCGCGATCTGCTCGTGTTCGCGATTCCAGCCAAAACCAAGGGCACCCCTTGGCTGGATCTGATCGGTGCGCCGTGGCTCAAGCCTCAGGGAGGCGCACTCACGCTTCCAGGAGGTGGCCAACGCTCGATTGTTTCCGCCGTGCGCGAGTTCGACGCGAATGGCGACCACCCGACCACCGATCCGCTTCCGAGCGGCGACGCGTCGTGGTTCGCCGCACCGCCCCAAAACACCTCGCGCCCGGCAGCGTTCATTAGCCCTTCGACGCTCACGGAGGAGGCGAACCCAGCCTCCTCATGCATCATCAAGCGCTATGGCGCTGGCTTCGCGGTGCGGGGCACGCCCGATATGGCGCGTGTAGGCGAAGCGCTGCATGCGTGTCTGGCGGCCACCACGATCAATCCGACTCCCATGGCCGACGTAGCGAGGGTGGCAGAGTTGCTCGGCGCCTGGCAAGTGGGTGCTCATGTTGACGCGCAGACCGTCGCAAGCGCCTGTACTGCGTTCTCACGCGCGCTAACCGACCATTGGCCAGCCACATCGGTCAGCGTCGAGATACCGCTTCAGTCCTGCCTCGCCAACGGACAAGTGCTCAACGGACGCATTGACATGCTGTTGGATACGGCGGAGGGCTGGCGCTTGATCGACCACAAGAGCAATCGGGTCGGTGAAGAGGACTTTGAAGCGCAAGCGCGGGAGTATTCGGGGCAATTGGAGGCTTATGCCCACGCCATCGAACGCGCGACCGGGCGACCGGTCGTCGAAACGGCGATCCATTTCTTCACGGCGCAGACGCTGGTCGTATTCGATCGCGCCGCGGCAGCATCGCCTTGCTGA
- a CDS encoding PD-(D/E)XK nuclease family protein: MKIRLGLALDSANHLSPSHRLGDWTTGPLGLLGLLELEQGLAAPRVSRTMRVTQYARALEQADTAKRFYSASRSIDPLGVAETLLDWRDALFESGWDGKIPAGAPVRLADLAAVEEIASASLAAGIAQRLKAVEAALANGGRTQINEVTLVDSIDAFPAVWQQVLRRLPTRMASSESRESGSSDLATLQACVTANAQSVASASARHDGSIRVSQVTSLLRDARIVSAWIQAQRDAVVVTDEPGALAEACIAHGIPTPAWSSRNAARPALQLLPLALQLCWAPLDVAALMAFLSHPLCPLDRPLARRLARVVAEQPGIGSRAWREAVAQHAELSPEATDESDGRAAVAQWIECSRYAPADGMPADTAQAIAEALADRLRRRAFGVTRDAEREALMAAVAQCRDFAVAITLRGGGISPSLKPTQIQQMLDLASEAAPKQGADAELGHTPVAKRAGALIEERETVVWWLARPEPALAPLPWSSAEIEALQAVGVQLPDTPALLRQRIREWLRPVQAARKQLLIILPPEGEETHPIVQIVRRALKGLRVETVEGMFADFPIAHFTLPRSALPRLSRWQQLPGGMQIPRRAEESYSSIKTLLDNPHHWVLHYAAQIRPGALPALPDAATLGGQLMHRLSEELFAQPNWQRLGTIPNELDAWCSATLERLIDEEGALLRKPGMQAALTTLRETARRAMWELLSQFRRAGIQSAATESPVEGTFCGGRIKGFADLVVTNRNGEAAVVDLKRSGKRHAEALRDNTHLQLTIYARMLGRDGHLPTAYYLLSTQDLIAQSTDYFPNARRIANQSGENSAQLWTRFETSWKRRREQLDAGEIEVVTEATADLAEPTPADDDGLPAGKPFDRYNPYLVLAGWEVGA, encoded by the coding sequence ATGAAAATCCGACTTGGCCTCGCGCTGGATAGCGCGAACCACCTCAGCCCGAGCCACCGGCTGGGCGATTGGACCACTGGGCCCTTGGGTCTCTTGGGGCTACTGGAACTGGAACAAGGGCTAGCGGCCCCGCGAGTTAGTCGCACGATGCGCGTCACGCAGTACGCGCGCGCACTCGAACAGGCCGACACCGCGAAGCGCTTCTACTCAGCTTCGCGCAGCATCGACCCGCTTGGGGTGGCAGAAACCCTGCTGGACTGGCGTGATGCGCTATTTGAGAGTGGCTGGGATGGCAAGATACCCGCAGGCGCCCCGGTTCGGTTGGCGGACCTGGCTGCAGTTGAAGAGATCGCATCCGCCTCTCTTGCCGCCGGGATCGCGCAGCGCCTGAAAGCCGTTGAGGCAGCACTCGCCAATGGCGGCAGGACGCAGATCAATGAAGTAACCCTAGTCGACTCGATCGACGCATTCCCGGCGGTCTGGCAGCAAGTACTGAGGCGCCTCCCCACGCGCATGGCATCCTCGGAAAGCCGAGAGTCCGGTAGCTCCGATCTGGCCACGTTGCAAGCGTGTGTAACGGCAAACGCACAGTCCGTGGCGTCGGCAAGCGCGCGACATGACGGCAGCATCCGTGTTTCCCAGGTGACATCCCTGCTGCGCGACGCACGGATCGTCAGTGCTTGGATACAAGCACAACGCGATGCCGTCGTCGTGACGGACGAGCCAGGGGCCCTAGCCGAAGCCTGCATCGCCCATGGCATTCCCACACCCGCTTGGAGTAGTCGCAACGCGGCCCGGCCCGCACTCCAACTGCTACCTCTAGCGCTCCAATTGTGTTGGGCTCCGCTCGATGTCGCGGCGCTGATGGCCTTCCTGTCACATCCCTTGTGTCCACTAGACCGCCCACTTGCCCGAAGACTCGCACGCGTTGTGGCAGAGCAACCGGGCATCGGTAGCCGTGCGTGGCGCGAGGCGGTGGCACAGCATGCGGAGTTATCTCCCGAAGCAACGGACGAGTCCGATGGTCGAGCCGCGGTGGCGCAATGGATAGAGTGTTCCCGCTATGCCCCCGCGGACGGGATGCCGGCCGACACCGCGCAAGCCATCGCTGAAGCGCTCGCCGATCGACTGCGCCGTCGCGCGTTCGGGGTCACACGCGACGCCGAGCGCGAGGCCCTCATGGCGGCCGTTGCGCAGTGCCGTGACTTCGCCGTGGCCATCACCCTACGCGGCGGCGGCATCTCGCCGTCGCTCAAACCCACCCAGATTCAGCAAATGCTGGATTTGGCATCAGAGGCCGCGCCGAAACAGGGCGCGGACGCCGAACTCGGGCACACCCCAGTCGCCAAACGGGCCGGCGCGCTGATCGAAGAGCGCGAGACCGTGGTGTGGTGGCTTGCTCGCCCGGAACCGGCGCTTGCCCCGCTCCCCTGGTCATCGGCTGAGATCGAAGCACTCCAGGCGGTTGGCGTTCAGTTGCCCGACACGCCGGCGCTCCTGCGGCAACGGATTCGGGAGTGGCTGCGACCGGTGCAAGCGGCCCGCAAGCAGTTGCTGATCATCCTGCCGCCGGAGGGCGAGGAAACCCACCCCATCGTCCAGATCGTGCGGAGGGCGCTGAAAGGCTTGCGCGTCGAAACGGTCGAAGGGATGTTTGCCGATTTTCCGATAGCCCACTTCACGCTGCCACGCTCCGCCCTCCCCCGCCTGTCGCGCTGGCAGCAGTTGCCCGGAGGCATGCAGATTCCGCGTCGCGCGGAGGAATCCTACTCGAGCATCAAAACCCTGCTGGACAATCCGCACCATTGGGTCCTGCACTACGCCGCTCAGATCCGCCCGGGCGCACTTCCTGCCCTGCCCGATGCCGCGACGCTCGGCGGCCAACTCATGCACCGCCTCTCTGAGGAGTTGTTCGCGCAGCCCAACTGGCAGCGCCTTGGGACCATACCGAATGAGCTCGACGCCTGGTGCAGCGCCACGTTGGAACGGCTGATCGACGAGGAAGGCGCGTTGCTCCGGAAGCCCGGGATGCAGGCCGCACTGACCACCCTACGGGAGACTGCCCGGCGTGCAATGTGGGAACTACTCAGTCAATTCAGAAGGGCCGGGATCCAGAGCGCGGCAACAGAGTCACCCGTGGAAGGCACATTTTGCGGGGGCCGGATCAAGGGCTTTGCAGACCTGGTCGTGACCAATCGGAACGGCGAAGCCGCCGTCGTCGACCTCAAACGTAGCGGTAAGCGCCACGCGGAAGCACTCCGCGATAACACGCACCTGCAACTCACGATCTATGCGCGCATGCTGGGCCGCGATGGCCATCTGCCTACCGCCTACTACCTGCTGAGCACCCAGGATCTGATAGCGCAGAGCACCGACTACTTTCCCAATGCCCGCCGCATTGCGAACCAGTCCGGCGAAAACAGCGCGCAACTCTGGACGCGGTTCGAGACCAGCTGGAAGCGAAGACGTGAGCAGTTGGATGCTGGCGAGATCGAGGTGGTGACCGAAGCCACCGCAGACCTGGCTGAGCCCACGCCCGCTGACGACGACGGTCTGCCTGCCGGCAAGCCTTTCGACCGGTACAACCCCTACCTTGTTCTGGCCGGCTGGGAGGTCGGAGCATGA
- a CDS encoding WYL domain-containing protein: protein MPRGANEDEPIRNADRQLALDDKILEALSSAKDGLTIQEIVERAHLAPAGADKNAREAARRGANRALENLARHRKAYRLIVRDGAEAKHEPFYERTAWGRELVRRGGAHVWYKGIGEAEERRLDEYLSWIYLRSVATQLPPSIAATISQQAQRCETWLQELAKREYVEPRNRHLADQIGWRDRYRVLPGAFELQPPKLDAETAQELQWAVFNNRQINVIYRARDGKVEKEKRHMHPLAYLKVGHTGYVVLWSGLAEDKPMLHAIQRFRRVEALHDAPASMPYGFTLTSFLSSPSAAFVGGEVRSFKARVHGWLVTVLSESPLAPNQTLELEDSPGEPVAVVTAQLPISWQFHHWILSVHEVMEVLEPADLREAVVERLRSAITRYEAGGADRNTG from the coding sequence ATGCCGCGCGGAGCGAACGAAGACGAACCCATCCGGAATGCTGATCGACAATTGGCACTGGACGACAAGATTCTTGAAGCGTTGTCGTCGGCGAAGGATGGGCTGACGATCCAAGAGATCGTCGAGCGTGCGCATCTCGCTCCTGCGGGGGCCGATAAAAATGCCAGGGAAGCGGCGCGAAGGGGGGCCAACCGGGCTCTGGAGAACCTCGCGCGGCACCGCAAGGCTTATCGCCTCATCGTCCGAGACGGAGCAGAAGCAAAGCACGAGCCCTTCTACGAGAGGACGGCTTGGGGTCGTGAGCTCGTGCGGCGAGGTGGAGCGCACGTCTGGTACAAGGGCATCGGGGAAGCCGAAGAGCGCCGTCTGGACGAGTATCTGTCCTGGATCTATCTGAGATCAGTGGCGACGCAGCTCCCGCCGTCCATCGCGGCGACCATTAGCCAGCAGGCGCAGCGCTGCGAGACCTGGCTCCAGGAGCTCGCCAAACGTGAATACGTTGAACCGCGCAATCGCCACCTCGCCGACCAGATCGGGTGGCGGGATCGCTACCGCGTCCTGCCAGGCGCATTCGAGCTGCAACCTCCTAAGCTTGATGCCGAGACGGCGCAGGAGCTCCAGTGGGCGGTCTTCAACAACCGCCAGATCAACGTCATCTATCGCGCGCGCGACGGAAAGGTCGAGAAGGAAAAGCGCCACATGCACCCGCTCGCCTACCTCAAGGTCGGCCACACGGGGTATGTCGTGCTCTGGTCGGGTCTTGCAGAAGACAAACCGATGCTCCACGCGATCCAGCGCTTCAGGCGCGTGGAAGCACTGCACGACGCACCCGCAAGCATGCCATATGGATTTACGCTGACCAGCTTCCTCTCCTCACCAAGCGCCGCGTTTGTGGGCGGCGAGGTCAGGAGTTTCAAGGCTCGAGTCCACGGGTGGCTCGTGACTGTCCTCTCCGAGTCTCCCTTGGCGCCTAACCAGACGCTGGAGTTGGAAGATAGTCCGGGGGAACCAGTAGCAGTCGTAACGGCACAACTTCCGATCAGCTGGCAATTCCATCACTGGATCTTGTCCGTGCATGAGGTCATGGAGGTGCTGGAGCCAGCCGACCTCCGGGAGGCCGTCGTAGAGCGGCTCCGTAGCGCCATCACGCGGTATGAAGCAGGCGGCGCAGACCGTAACACCGGGTGA
- a CDS encoding HAD domain-containing protein, whose product MILFLDFDGVLHSMQSLELFTESHRLGPVLARFRELEIVISSSWREDYSLEQMLGYLPPEVADRVIGVTPVWIARSEPPWPIREAECREWLRRAEFDPDDWVALDDRGDLFSATAPLIKCDPTLGLDEAAVGRLVETLVRLEARRA is encoded by the coding sequence ATGATCTTGTTTCTCGACTTCGACGGCGTGCTCCATTCGATGCAGAGCCTTGAGCTCTTCACTGAATCTCACCGCTTGGGCCCTGTCCTCGCCCGCTTTCGGGAGCTTGAGATTGTGATTTCGAGCTCTTGGCGGGAGGACTACTCGCTGGAGCAGATGCTGGGTTACCTGCCTCCCGAGGTGGCTGATCGGGTCATCGGTGTGACACCAGTCTGGATTGCGCGCAGCGAACCGCCGTGGCCGATACGGGAGGCGGAATGTCGGGAGTGGCTGCGGCGGGCCGAGTTTGACCCGGATGACTGGGTCGCGCTCGATGATCGCGGCGACTTGTTTTCGGCGACGGCGCCCCTGATCAAGTGCGATCCCACGTTAGGTCTGGACGAGGCGGCCGTGGGGCGCCTCGTTGAAACGCTCGTCAGGCTCGAAGCGCGTCGAGCCTGA